A single Rubrivivax gelatinosus IL144 DNA region contains:
- a CDS encoding GGDEF domain-containing protein, with protein MPGRSSHDFLRAGWLVRAGDDAAAAPLLQALVDEARGMPPGLMAEGWLLHGELLRRRGEDGTRSAARALELAERFADDGAVWLRRRARAEDLAGRPDAALPLLLRCHARQMASVRAALDARVDELAARLVDLHLRDENRQLRAHNQGLQDDVRQYSRLAETDALTGLPNRRALEAEFEARRGPGPLVLAVLDLDHFKRINDRFSHLVGDAVLRQAGALMAASLRAPDLLARLGGEEFVALAALPPDEAAGAFERVRRSLAEHAWGEIAEGLQVTVSIGVTAVSAGEDLIAALARADALLYRAKHEGRDRVVHDAG; from the coding sequence GTGCCGGGGCGCAGCAGCCACGACTTCCTGCGTGCCGGCTGGCTGGTGCGGGCCGGCGACGACGCGGCGGCGGCGCCGCTGCTGCAGGCGCTGGTCGACGAGGCCCGCGGCATGCCGCCGGGGCTGATGGCCGAGGGCTGGCTGCTGCATGGCGAGCTGCTGCGGCGACGCGGCGAGGACGGAACCCGGTCAGCGGCCCGGGCGCTGGAGCTGGCCGAACGTTTTGCCGACGACGGCGCGGTCTGGCTGCGCCGCCGTGCGCGTGCCGAAGACCTGGCGGGTCGTCCCGACGCCGCATTGCCTCTGCTGCTGCGCTGCCACGCGCGCCAGATGGCCTCGGTGCGCGCGGCGCTGGACGCGCGCGTCGACGAGCTCGCCGCGCGCCTCGTCGACCTGCACCTGCGCGACGAGAACCGCCAGCTGCGCGCCCACAACCAGGGCCTGCAGGACGACGTGCGCCAGTACAGCCGCCTGGCCGAGACCGACGCGCTGACCGGGCTGCCGAACCGGCGCGCGCTCGAAGCCGAGTTCGAGGCCCGGCGCGGGCCCGGCCCGCTGGTGCTGGCGGTGCTGGACCTGGACCATTTCAAGCGCATCAACGACCGCTTCTCGCACCTCGTCGGCGACGCCGTGCTGCGCCAGGCCGGGGCGCTGATGGCGGCTTCGCTGCGCGCGCCGGACCTGCTGGCGCGCCTGGGCGGCGAGGAGTTCGTCGCGCTGGCCGCGCTCCCGCCCGACGAGGCGGCCGGCGCTTTCGAGCGTGTGCGCCGGTCGCTGGCCGAACATGCCTGGGGCGAGATCGCCGAGGGCCTGCAGGTGACGGTCAGCATCGGCGTCACGGCGGTGAGCGCCGGCGAAGACCTGATCGCGGCGCTGGCGCGCGCCGATGCGCTGCTGTACCGCGCCAAACACGAGGGCCGCGACCGGGTCGTGCACGACGCCGGCTAG